A genomic segment from Lutibacter sp. A80 encodes:
- a CDS encoding GNAT family N-acetyltransferase: MLEIKVKNFQELTTNELYNLLQLRSEVFVVEQDCVYQDIDFKDQKALHILGFKNNKIIAYTRIFKAGDYFNKASIGRVLVKKSERKYGYGHIIMDYSINAIYNIFNEKDIKISAQKYLKEFYESHNFKQIGKAYLEDNIPHIAMVLL; encoded by the coding sequence ATGCTAGAAATTAAAGTTAAAAATTTTCAAGAATTAACCACAAATGAATTGTATAATTTACTGCAATTAAGAAGTGAAGTTTTTGTAGTTGAACAAGATTGTGTGTACCAAGATATTGATTTTAAAGATCAAAAAGCTTTGCATATTCTAGGCTTTAAAAACAATAAAATTATTGCATATACCAGAATTTTTAAAGCAGGTGATTATTTTAATAAAGCTAGTATTGGTAGGGTTCTTGTTAAAAAAAGTGAACGAAAATATGGATACGGACATATAATTATGGATTATTCTATTAATGCCATTTATAATATTTTTAACGAAAAAGATATTAAAATTTCAGCTCAAAAATATTTAAAAGAATTTTACGAATCTCATAATTTTAAACAAATAGGTAAAGCCTATTTAGAAGATAATATTCCTCATATTGCAATGGTTCTACTTTAA
- the citC gene encoding [citrate (pro-3S)-lyase] ligase, with protein sequence MIFEDTDFRQELLDTENPLDVKLLQSFLKKYDFDFNPEEVDFTMIVYNLNDDIIGTGSLRKNTLKYVVIAPEFRETTAFSLVVTYLTDKCLENYKQCFVYTKPNTSKLFKALGFSLITTAEPIFAVLEFGYKTIKDYQKKLEKLKVKTLSDNIAAVVVNCNPFTVGHRYLIEKASKENELVYLFVVSENLSVFPFEIRWKLIEEGIADLKNVVMLATGPYIVSGAIFPNYFLKNESWNLVSQKQAEIDVNIFTNYIAPILNIKKRYIGSENYCLTTKAYNTAMHKILPENGIEVIECERISINDKTNFDKNYISASKVREAIKDDRLKEVLNFLPEPTKNFLLSKESANIITKIKQSTARH encoded by the coding sequence ATGATTTTTGAAGATACCGATTTTAGACAAGAATTATTAGATACAGAAAACCCATTGGATGTAAAACTTTTGCAATCATTTTTAAAAAAGTATGATTTTGATTTTAATCCAGAAGAAGTGGATTTTACAATGATTGTTTATAACTTAAATGATGATATAATTGGTACTGGATCTTTACGTAAAAACACTTTAAAATATGTTGTAATTGCACCCGAATTTAGAGAAACTACTGCTTTTTCACTTGTAGTTACTTATTTAACTGATAAATGTTTAGAAAACTATAAACAGTGTTTTGTATATACAAAACCTAATACTTCAAAATTATTTAAAGCTTTAGGATTTTCGTTAATAACTACTGCAGAACCTATATTTGCAGTCTTAGAATTTGGGTATAAAACCATTAAAGATTATCAAAAAAAATTAGAAAAATTAAAAGTAAAAACTCTTTCAGATAATATAGCTGCAGTTGTAGTTAATTGTAATCCGTTTACCGTTGGACATCGTTATTTAATTGAAAAAGCATCAAAAGAAAATGAACTTGTTTATTTATTTGTTGTTAGTGAAAATTTATCTGTTTTTCCTTTTGAAATACGTTGGAAATTAATTGAAGAAGGTATTGCTGATTTAAAAAATGTAGTAATGTTAGCTACTGGACCTTATATTGTTTCTGGTGCAATTTTTCCAAATTATTTTTTAAAAAATGAATCTTGGAATTTAGTTTCTCAAAAACAAGCTGAAATTGATGTAAATATATTTACAAACTATATTGCTCCAATTTTAAACATAAAAAAACGATACATTGGAAGTGAAAATTACTGCTTAACAACCAAAGCATATAATACTGCAATGCATAAAATTTTACCAGAAAATGGTATAGAAGTTATTGAGTGTGAACGTATTTCTATAAATGATAAAACAAATTTTGATAAAAATTATATAAGCGCTTCTAAAGTAAGAGAAGCTATTAAAGATGATAGATTAAAAGAAGTTTTAAATTTTTTACCAGAACCGACTAAAAACTTTTTACTTTCTAAAGAATCTGCTAATATTATTACTAAAATAAAACAAAGTACTGCACGACATTAA
- a CDS encoding triphosphoribosyl-dephospho-CoA synthase, with protein MVNSQKILEKILNARENRAQQRAQFLKQQFNTLSLSLNIPGYPKSNELISTFFLEVKNNLINYLQANRVELIYEKETLIVDEAGDFFIIPIAKNSKINVLELKILTENFESTQTLGRLIDVDIFNDLGVPISSGKKKLCYFCGKHAAISCMRNKRHTKEEIRNLIFNDLKKIQAISIKNKRINTLVAFASKAILYEISLSPKPGLVSFKDTGSHTDMHFFTFLNSAVALTPFFNKFCELGYAYTGKIEEILPKIRHIGIKAEQEMFKATGNVNTHKGIIFLFGISLFSIAKIISENNRFSDTTFKYLVIEISNGIVKNELELNSKKVATHGELMYKKYGKLGAGIRQEVAEGFPSVFKNALPFLDKNFKNHQKLNQEEIQEILQTTLLHIISLNNDSNILYRSNFEALTHVKKLAKNAIHSKKSYIELCNYCKENNISPGGSADLLSVSLLIHFVKNAQL; from the coding sequence ATGGTTAACTCCCAAAAAATTTTAGAGAAAATATTAAACGCTAGAGAAAATAGAGCGCAACAACGCGCGCAATTTTTAAAACAACAATTTAACACTTTAAGTTTATCTTTAAATATACCTGGATATCCAAAAAGCAATGAGTTAATTTCTACATTTTTTTTAGAAGTTAAAAATAACTTAATCAATTATTTACAAGCAAATCGCGTTGAATTAATTTATGAGAAAGAAACCTTAATTGTAGACGAAGCAGGTGATTTTTTTATAATTCCTATTGCTAAAAATTCTAAAATTAACGTGTTAGAATTAAAAATTTTGACAGAAAATTTTGAATCAACACAAACTTTGGGTCGTTTAATTGATGTTGATATTTTTAATGATTTAGGTGTACCAATTAGCTCTGGAAAAAAGAAACTGTGCTATTTTTGTGGTAAACATGCTGCAATTTCCTGTATGCGTAATAAGCGACATACAAAAGAAGAAATTAGAAATTTAATTTTTAATGATCTCAAAAAAATACAAGCTATTTCTATTAAAAATAAGCGTATTAATACCTTAGTTGCATTTGCTTCAAAAGCTATTTTATATGAAATTTCTTTAAGTCCAAAACCTGGTTTAGTTTCTTTTAAAGATACGGGTTCGCATACAGATATGCATTTTTTCACGTTTTTAAATTCTGCAGTAGCACTAACACCTTTTTTTAATAAATTTTGCGAATTAGGCTATGCATATACAGGAAAAATAGAAGAAATTTTACCAAAAATTAGACATATTGGTATAAAAGCTGAACAAGAAATGTTTAAAGCTACCGGAAATGTAAATACTCATAAAGGTATTATATTTTTATTCGGAATTTCTCTTTTTTCAATAGCAAAAATAATTTCAGAAAATAATAGATTTTCAGATACAACATTTAAATATTTAGTAATTGAAATTAGCAATGGTATTGTTAAAAATGAATTAGAACTAAATTCAAAAAAAGTTGCAACACATGGCGAATTAATGTATAAAAAATATGGAAAATTAGGTGCTGGTATTCGACAAGAAGTTGCTGAAGGATTTCCAAGCGTATTTAAAAATGCACTCCCTTTTTTAGATAAAAATTTTAAGAATCACCAAAAACTGAATCAAGAAGAAATTCAAGAAATATTACAAACAACTTTATTGCATATTATAAGCCTAAATAACGATAGTAATATTTTATATAGAAGTAATTTTGAAGCACTTACACACGTAAAAAAATTAGCAAAAAATGCAATTCACTCAAAAAAATCATATATTGAATTGTGTAATTATTGCAAAGAAAATAATATTTCACCAGGTGGATCTGCAGATTTACTGTCAGTTTCCTTATTAATTCACTTTGTTAAAAACGCGCAATTATGA
- the citF gene encoding citrate lyase subunit alpha, translating to MKNVIGREIPEYIEGVGKIDMFVGAWEKLKKGWMDEVTIPPPNKAKLPHQSKICKTLEEAIIQTSPKDGMTVSFHHHLRNGDNILVNSIEILAKMGIKNITLASSSLNEVHNPILKYLKDGTITKIWSSGIRGEIGKAISEGVLDLPVTIHSHGGRVRAIHTGKINIDLAIIAASAADNEGNATGCKGKSAFGSMGYASIDTRYAKQVIVVSDNIVDYPCIPISITQNFVDYVVKIDSIGDASKIATGSTRITKSPIDLRIAKLAANVIEHSGSFKNGFSFQVGAGGASLAVAKYIREKMKKSEIKGSFILGGVTSYGVDMLNEGLFNTIFDVQSFDAAVCSSLVENSHHIEIPAALYANPFNCGCMTNKLDIVVLGALEIDTNFNVNVITGSDGTIRGASGGHSDTASGATLTIVVCPSFRGRIPIVKKAIHTVVTPGESIDVLVTERGICVNPLKPELEENLIKGGLNIRKIEDLQEEVESIVGKVQEIEFTDKIVGLIEYRDGTIIDVIRQVKHHG from the coding sequence ATGAAAAATGTTATAGGTCGTGAAATTCCTGAATATATTGAAGGTGTTGGAAAAATAGATATGTTTGTTGGTGCTTGGGAAAAACTTAAAAAAGGGTGGATGGATGAAGTTACAATTCCACCTCCAAATAAAGCTAAATTACCACATCAAAGTAAAATTTGTAAAACCTTAGAAGAAGCAATTATTCAAACTTCTCCTAAAGATGGAATGACGGTTTCTTTTCATCATCATTTAAGAAATGGTGATAATATTTTAGTTAATTCTATAGAAATTTTAGCTAAAATGGGTATAAAAAACATCACTTTAGCTTCTTCCTCACTAAACGAAGTACACAATCCAATTTTAAAATATTTAAAAGATGGAACCATTACTAAAATATGGTCTTCTGGAATTAGAGGTGAAATAGGTAAAGCCATTTCTGAAGGTGTTTTAGATTTACCTGTAACCATTCACTCACATGGTGGTAGAGTAAGAGCCATTCATACAGGAAAAATTAATATAGATTTAGCTATTATAGCTGCATCAGCTGCAGATAATGAGGGAAATGCAACAGGTTGCAAAGGTAAATCTGCTTTTGGGTCTATGGGATATGCAAGCATAGATACACGCTATGCAAAACAAGTAATTGTGGTGTCCGATAATATAGTTGATTATCCTTGTATTCCTATTTCAATTACTCAAAATTTTGTTGATTATGTAGTAAAAATAGATTCTATTGGTGATGCTTCTAAAATAGCAACAGGAAGTACTCGTATTACAAAATCGCCAATTGATTTAAGAATTGCAAAACTAGCTGCAAATGTAATTGAACATTCTGGCTCTTTTAAAAATGGCTTTTCTTTTCAAGTTGGGGCAGGAGGTGCATCTTTAGCCGTAGCGAAATACATTCGCGAAAAAATGAAAAAATCTGAAATAAAAGGTAGTTTTATTTTAGGTGGTGTAACTTCTTATGGAGTTGATATGTTAAACGAAGGCTTGTTTAATACCATTTTTGATGTGCAATCTTTTGATGCCGCCGTTTGTTCATCGCTAGTAGAAAATAGCCATCATATCGAAATTCCAGCCGCTTTATATGCCAATCCGTTTAATTGTGGATGTATGACAAATAAATTAGATATTGTTGTATTAGGAGCGCTTGAAATTGATACAAATTTTAATGTTAATGTAATTACTGGCTCCGATGGAACTATTAGAGGTGCTTCTGGTGGACATAGTGATACCGCTTCTGGAGCAACTTTAACAATTGTAGTTTGTCCGTCTTTTAGAGGTAGAATACCAATAGTAAAAAAAGCAATTCATACAGTAGTTACTCCTGGTGAATCAATTGATGTTTTAGTAACTGAAAGAGGTATTTGTGTTAATCCTTTAAAACCAGAATTAGAAGAAAATTTAATAAAAGGAGGTTTAAATATTCGTAAAATTGAAGATTTACAAGAAGAGGTAGAATCTATTGTAGGAAAAGTTCAAGAAATTGAATTTACAGATAAAATAGTTGGTTTAATTGAATATAGAGACGGAACCATAATAGATGTTATTAGGCAAGTAAAACACCATGGTTAA
- a CDS encoding CoA ester lyase encodes MKKKRRTMLYIPGNNPAMLQQGGIYGADSLLLDLEDAVALNQKDAARILVRNMIQSNNYYNAEICVRVNHIDTPFGLEDLEEIVPLQPDAIRFPKTESVEELANLIKIIEDIEDKHGLPHNKMTLHLMIETALGVQNVFDIAKFSKRVDAITIGGQDLTADMNIKSTKDGSGIDFARKMIVMAAKANKIDVIDTVFVDVNDEEGLRLETEYAKQIGFTGKAVINPRQIDIIHEVYMPTDQEIRKAYRIIKEFKKNKKLGIGVFAIDGKMIDAPIVTRATHVLELAQINYNTI; translated from the coding sequence GTGAAGAAAAAAAGAAGAACCATGCTTTACATTCCTGGAAACAATCCAGCAATGTTGCAACAAGGAGGAATTTACGGCGCCGATAGTTTGTTATTAGACTTAGAAGATGCTGTAGCACTAAATCAGAAAGACGCAGCTCGTATTTTAGTACGAAATATGATTCAATCTAATAATTATTATAATGCTGAAATTTGTGTAAGAGTTAATCATATTGACACACCTTTTGGATTGGAAGATCTAGAAGAAATTGTACCACTTCAACCAGATGCAATCCGTTTTCCTAAAACTGAATCTGTTGAAGAATTAGCAAATTTAATTAAGATTATTGAAGACATTGAAGATAAGCATGGCTTACCTCATAATAAAATGACACTGCATTTAATGATTGAAACCGCTTTAGGTGTTCAAAACGTTTTTGATATTGCAAAATTTTCTAAACGTGTTGACGCTATAACCATTGGCGGACAAGATTTAACTGCAGATATGAATATTAAAAGCACCAAAGATGGTTCTGGAATTGATTTTGCCAGAAAAATGATTGTAATGGCGGCAAAAGCAAATAAAATTGATGTAATTGATACTGTTTTTGTTGATGTAAACGATGAAGAAGGATTGCGTTTAGAAACAGAATATGCCAAACAAATTGGTTTTACTGGTAAAGCAGTAATTAACCCAAGACAAATAGATATTATTCACGAAGTTTATATGCCAACAGACCAAGAAATTAGAAAAGCATATAGAATTATAAAAGAATTTAAGAAAAATAAAAAACTAGGCATTGGTGTTTTTGCCATTGATGGTAAAATGATTGATGCTCCAATTGTTACCAGAGCAACACACGTGTTAGAACTTGCCCAAATTAATTACAATACTATTTAA
- the citD gene encoding citrate lyase acyl carrier protein, protein MEIIKKSQSGSFESSDIIILIEPVEPNSGRNIDIDSSVMLEYGATIKKLINSKLDSYKISDIHLIAKDKGALELTINARLETAIKRACNIQKATMA, encoded by the coding sequence ATGGAAATAATTAAAAAGTCTCAATCGGGTTCTTTTGAATCTAGTGATATTATTATTTTAATTGAACCTGTTGAACCAAATTCTGGTAGAAATATAGATATTGATTCATCTGTAATGTTAGAATATGGCGCCACAATAAAAAAATTAATAAACTCTAAATTAGATAGTTATAAAATATCGGATATCCACTTAATTGCTAAAGATAAGGGTGCCTTAGAGTTAACAATTAATGCGCGCTTAGAAACAGCTATTAAACGAGCTTGTAATATTCAAAAAGCTACAATGGCTTAA
- a CDS encoding NUDIX domain-containing protein encodes MKNSRVKINSVKNLANDYYKLDKVNFDYKTKDGIWQNQSRECYDRGDGACILLYNPLKKTVILTKQFRMPSYLNENEDGMMLEVCAGLLDKDDPFTCIKKEAEEETGYKINNPTKVFELYSTPGAVTEKIHYFIAEYNDAMKISEGGGLEEETEEIEVIEFNFEETLNLIKTGEICDAKTVILLQYAKINNLV; translated from the coding sequence ATGAAAAATTCAAGAGTTAAAATAAATTCGGTAAAAAACTTAGCAAACGATTATTATAAATTAGATAAAGTAAATTTTGATTATAAAACAAAAGATGGAATCTGGCAAAATCAGAGCAGAGAATGTTACGATAGAGGAGATGGTGCTTGTATTTTATTATACAATCCATTAAAAAAAACAGTAATTTTAACCAAGCAATTTAGAATGCCAAGTTATTTAAATGAAAATGAAGATGGAATGATGCTTGAAGTTTGCGCAGGTTTATTAGATAAAGACGATCCGTTTACGTGTATAAAAAAAGAAGCAGAAGAAGAAACGGGTTATAAAATTAACAATCCTACAAAAGTATTTGAATTGTACTCTACACCAGGTGCAGTTACAGAAAAAATACATTATTTTATTGCAGAATATAATGATGCTATGAAAATTTCTGAAGGAGGAGGTTTAGAAGAAGAAACAGAAGAAATAGAAGTGATAGAATTTAATTTTGAAGAAACTCTTAACTTAATTAAAACAGGTGAAATTTGCGATGCTAAAACAGTAATTTTATTACAATATGCTAAAATTAATAACTTGGTTTAG
- a CDS encoding Cof-type HAD-IIB family hydrolase: MSYQLICTDIDGTLLNKDRELSKTTIKQVQRVAPIPLVLISSRMPKGMRHLQQEFKNENTPLVAYNGGLILTNNKVLHSTFIKNNVLAEIINQCTNTSIHLSLFHADEWYVPSMDYWAKREENNTKVTPVIKSNIDVLNTWNNEGKGAHKIMCMGDASEIDTLYKSLENNFSNEILLYRSKDTYIEISHKDISKKTAIDVILKNCYPTLSMDNVIAFGDNYNDIEMLKAVGLGVAVANANYEVLKVADAVTDTNKNDGVAKAIKEYF, translated from the coding sequence ATGAGTTATCAATTAATTTGTACTGATATAGATGGTACATTGTTAAATAAAGACAGAGAATTATCTAAAACTACTATTAAACAAGTACAACGTGTAGCCCCAATTCCATTAGTATTAATTTCATCTAGAATGCCTAAAGGAATGCGTCATTTACAACAAGAATTTAAAAATGAAAACACGCCTTTAGTTGCTTATAACGGTGGTTTAATTTTAACTAATAACAAGGTTTTACATTCTACTTTTATTAAAAATAATGTATTGGCCGAAATAATTAACCAATGTACAAATACTTCCATACATTTAAGCTTATTTCATGCAGATGAATGGTATGTTCCTTCAATGGATTATTGGGCTAAAAGAGAAGAAAATAATACTAAAGTAACTCCAGTTATAAAATCGAATATAGACGTTTTAAATACTTGGAATAACGAAGGCAAAGGAGCACATAAAATAATGTGTATGGGCGATGCTTCTGAAATAGATACATTATATAAATCGTTAGAAAATAATTTTTCTAATGAAATTCTATTGTACCGCTCTAAAGATACATATATTGAAATATCTCATAAAGATATTTCTAAAAAAACAGCTATTGATGTTATTTTAAAGAATTGTTATCCAACACTTTCAATGGATAATGTAATTGCTTTTGGCGATAATTATAACGATATTGAAATGCTAAAAGCTGTTGGCTTAGGTGTAGCAGTTGCAAACGCAAATTATGAAGTATTAAAAGTAGCAGATGCAGTTACAGATACCAATAAAAATGATGGTGTTGCAAAAGCAATTAAAGAGTATTTTTAG
- a CDS encoding DEAD/DEAH box helicase, giving the protein MTFKDLAIIEPILKALQEEGYTHPTPIQQQAIPILLNRKDLLGCAQTGTGKTAAFTIPILQHLYNSKGDTKGKRKIKSLIVTPTRELAIQINESITSYGKYTGLKNVVIFGGVKQGGQTDALRRGTDILVATPGRLLDLISQGFISLQDIKYFVLDEADQMLDMGFIHDIKKIIAKLPFKRQSLFFSATMPPAIAELSSKILNNYERVTIKPKQATAEKVAQSVYFVSKPNKTKLLIHLIEENPEASILVFSRTKHGADKIVRVLGKSQIKSAAIHGNKSQGARQRALGNFKKGELNILIATDIAARGIDVEDLSMVINYDLPNIPETYVHRIGRTGRAKASGVALSFCNQEEKAYLKDIQKLINQQIPLIEDHPFPLDENEEIPLVAKPSKNQRKKAKRRAEHNPKEGGNSNKSKRKKYYPRKRA; this is encoded by the coding sequence ATGACATTTAAAGATTTAGCAATTATAGAGCCGATATTAAAAGCGCTCCAAGAAGAAGGTTATACACACCCTACCCCAATTCAACAACAAGCAATACCAATATTATTAAATAGAAAAGATTTACTAGGCTGTGCACAAACAGGTACTGGTAAAACTGCAGCATTTACAATACCAATTTTACAACATTTATATAATAGCAAAGGAGACACTAAAGGAAAACGAAAAATAAAATCGTTAATAGTAACTCCAACTAGAGAATTAGCCATACAAATTAATGAAAGTATTACTTCTTATGGAAAATACACAGGACTTAAAAATGTAGTTATTTTTGGAGGTGTAAAACAAGGTGGACAAACAGATGCTTTAAGACGGGGAACTGATATTTTAGTGGCTACTCCTGGAAGATTATTAGATTTAATTTCTCAAGGGTTTATAAGTTTACAGGATATTAAATATTTTGTTTTAGATGAAGCAGACCAAATGTTGGATATGGGTTTTATACACGATATTAAAAAAATTATTGCAAAATTACCTTTTAAAAGACAATCGCTTTTCTTTTCTGCAACTATGCCACCTGCAATAGCAGAACTTTCTAGTAAAATTTTAAATAATTATGAAAGAGTTACCATAAAACCAAAACAAGCAACTGCAGAAAAGGTAGCACAATCCGTTTATTTTGTTAGTAAACCTAATAAAACTAAGCTATTAATTCATTTAATTGAAGAAAATCCAGAAGCATCAATTTTAGTATTTTCTAGAACAAAACACGGAGCCGATAAAATTGTACGTGTTTTAGGAAAATCGCAAATTAAGTCTGCTGCTATACACGGAAATAAATCTCAAGGAGCACGCCAAAGAGCTTTAGGAAACTTTAAAAAAGGAGAATTAAATATTTTAATTGCTACAGATATTGCTGCAAGAGGTATTGATGTTGAAGACTTAAGTATGGTAATTAATTACGATTTACCAAATATTCCAGAAACGTATGTACATAGAATTGGTAGAACAGGACGTGCAAAAGCAAGTGGTGTTGCCTTGTCTTTTTGTAATCAAGAAGAAAAAGCATATTTAAAAGATATTCAAAAACTAATAAATCAACAAATACCTTTAATTGAAGATCATCCTTTTCCTTTAGATGAAAATGAAGAAATTCCATTAGTAGCAAAACCTTCAAAAAACCAACGTAAAAAGGCAAAACGAAGAGCAGAACACAATCCAAAAGAAGGAGGAAATTCTAATAAATCGAAACGTAAAAAATACTATCCTAGAAAAAGAGCATAG